A genomic stretch from Penaeus vannamei isolate JL-2024 chromosome 6, ASM4276789v1, whole genome shotgun sequence includes:
- the LOC113806548 gene encoding uncharacterized protein produces MAYQFGETDTRPTRDYIPRPPVVPVPYKYTREGADPSKLCPPSASIQYAPVLYDAPKYHMDTRYERPVPAAPPTAPILYAPSPYQYQMRGVDPKTIKPPTAPILYKKIQY; encoded by the exons ATGGCATACCAGTTTGGAGAGACTGATACCC GGCCTACCAGAGACTACATACCGAGACCCCCTGTCGTACCCGTGCCCTACAAGTACACCAGAGAGGGAGCAGACCCCAGTAAGCTGTGCCCGCCTTCTGCCAGCATCCAGTACGCCCCTGTGCTCTACGATGCTCCCAAGTACCACATGGATACCAGATATGAGCGCCCCGTCCCAGCAGCGCCGCCCACAGCGCCCATCTTGTATGCACCGTCTCCGTACCAGTACCAAATGCGCGGGGTGGATCCCAAGACCATCAAGCCACCCACAGCCCCTATTTTATACAAGAAGATTCAGTAttag
- the DCTN4-p62 gene encoding dynactin subunit 4 — MAHLFQVDRVRLLCSCGVLKPITAIYFCRHCLKLRCGNCVSHEVDTLFCPNCLENMPSTEARLKKNRCANCFDCPSCCHTLSTRATSIQAPSPEDPSKTVARKVYYLACTSCRWTSRDVGLKDQTVATGGWAEQDNEHYKELQTLLEHYRSLAQREKLEKERKRFSHRKSSYFSMTDKYSLPSLIGRKSLSPLSPYSPKGDGSQTSELTPSEAVEEVEGLPADIFTEEVNLSSITSMEQRMASPEWQPEKSSDLYPLHKHILVKRSLRCRHCEHNLSKPEYNPSSVKFKIQLGAFYHVPEVRMVQQADLKWGVETSVQISLCNPTPHDMTLAFLPFVPEAHIAAQQKGEELGEGGSLNTSSLVRVVDIPVEKTDLTPTADVALPQGQLILTARDDTAEYDDQDANSSFNDDPQVVAWRRANKVGVNLLVTPQSGAKRAIVGFVLRYEYTNTVATATESRTVTLNIPVMVDVGPVSE; from the exons ATGGCGCACCTCTTCCAGGTTGACCGCGTTCGTCTGCTCTGCTCCTGCGGTGTGCTCAAACCCATCACTGCTATCTACTTCTGCCGCCACTGCTTGAAGCTGAGATGTGGGAACTGCGTGTCTCACGAG GTGGACACACTTTTCTGCCCAAACTGCTTGGAGAATATGCCTTCAACTGAAGCACGGCTCAAGAAGAATAG gtGTGCCAATTGCTTTGATTGCCCAAGCTGTTGCCACACCCTTTCAACACGGGCAACTAGTATTCAGGCTCCTTCACCAGAGGACCCAAGCAAAACTGTTGCTAGGAAGGTCTACTATTTGGCTTGCACCAGCTGCAGGTGGACCTCGAGAGATGTAGGACTGAAGGATCAAACTGTGG CCACTGGTGGTTGGGCTGAACAAGACAATGAACATTATAAGGAGCTGCAGACCTTGTTGGAACATTATCGTTCCTTGGCACAACGTGAGAAGCTGGAGAAAGAACGCAAGAGGTTCTCACACCGCAAGTCATCTTATTTCAGTATGACGGACAAATACAGCCTTCCCTCCCTGATTGGAAGGAAGTCACTTTCACCCCTGTCTCCTTACTCTCCTAAA GGTGATGGCAGCCAGACTTCAGAGTTGACTCCTTCAGAAGCTGTTGAAGAAGTAGAGGGACTTCCTGCTGACATCTTTACTGAAGAAGTGAACCTTTCATCAA TTACTTCAATGGAGCAAAGAATGGCATCTCCTGAATGGCAGCCAGAGAAAAGTAGTGATCTATATCCTCTTCACAAACACATTTTGGTGAAACGTTCCCTTCGATGTCGTCATTGTGAACATAACCTATCCAAACCAGAGTATAATCCCTCATCTGTTAAGTTCAAGATTCAGCTTGGGGCTTT TTACCATGTTCCCGAAGTAAGGATGGTGCAACAAGCAGATCTCAAATGGGGTGTTGAGACATCTGTACAGATCTCGCTGTGTAATCCAACTCCTCATGATATGACTCTAGCTTTCCTCCCATTTGTCCCTGAGGCACATATTGCTGCACAGCAGAAAG GTGAGGAACTTGGAGAAGGAGGCAGCCTTAACACAAGCAGCCTAGTCCGAGTAGTGGATATTCCAGTGGAAAAGACTGATCTAACTCCAACAGCAGATGTTGCATTACCACAGGGACAACTTATTCTTACTGCTCGTGATGATACGGCCGAATATGATGACCAGGATGCAAATAGCAGCTTCAATGATGATCCTca AGTGGTTGCTTGGAGACGAGCAAATAAAGTTGGTGTTAATCTTCTTGTTACTCCCCAATCTGGTGCTAAAAGGGCCATTGTTGGCTTTGTGCTTCGTTATGAATACACCAACACTGTAGCAACTGCAACAGAATCACGAACTGTCACATTGAACATTCCTGTTATGGTAGATGTTGGGCCAGTGTCAGAATAG